TGCTATTCCAACtgagtattttttaatattctttgGCATTTCATGCATTCCTTTTTATTCTAGGTACAATCCTGCAAGTGGGGAAAGGGAGAACAGGGCTAACAGTTAAGCGAAAGTTACTAATCTCaaccaaaaaaaaggaaaaaaaaacccggttttaggcaagaaatcaattttctctGCATTACTTCACCTTGCACTTAGGGAATTGggcataaaatttcctacctCCAGCAATCATTATACCTCAAGTCAATTTCAGTACTTAAGCGCTTAGATTTCACTTTCCAGAATTTGTAATCGAAAACCCTAAGTACAGTCTCTAAATTTAGGAGCTATAaaggtttttaagaaattttggataaactAGACCACCTTTGGTGAAGAGACACTATTCCGGTGACAATGGGAGTACACGATTTCTGAGTTAATGATTGGTTCCATAAACGCCAACCATTAGACGGTAAACTCCTTGACAGTAAATTCATTAAATctctatgaaaaatatgaaggaaaaactACGGAGACTTAATTTTCTGTTCATAATGACCACAGATTCCTTGAACATAGCAACTTCGGGGTGATCTCTCCTTCCCTCTTAATTCTCCAATTAATGACTGTGGTAAaggacgtttccaaattttttaattaattaacgtCACTTCTTCTCAGAGAAATCTGGCTATTTCTTTATGAAAACGTGGGACAAAGTGTCTTCGTGACtctcgaatttaaaaaaatgtactaaCAGAGTCGCACGGCACAAAGTAGGTATACGCTAACGCGACAGCTTTGTCGCCCAGAGCGGTCTTGCACTCGAAgtctgatgaaaaatttgaataattatgagtaggtatattgaaaaagtatccCAGAAAGCACAAGAATATTCCTagaatattctcagaacattCCTCGGAAAATCTGGAACATTCACAGAATATTCCTTAAATGTGCCGGGAACGTTCTAGGAACATTCTAGGAATATGCAAACGGGAAAAGTTCGGAACATTGGTATGTTCTTAGAATGTTCCAAGAATATTTGATCAGTAATGTTCAgagaatgtctgaaaatttttgtacggAATCGTTTGGCTTCAGCATCTTGGAGGCACCAATGTGATTAAATTAGTGTCTCCAAGATGCCGAAGCAAAAAGATTCCATATAAAAATTCccagacattttattttttaatgtgaaCCATGAAACacttttacctttttctttaaaaaaaatcctataTTCCTTGTAGCattgaaacaaatttttcaagatgtTTCAAGAAATCTGATTGGATCGTTGTTAGAAAAAAGTAGTGTTAGTAAAGCAGACTCCCATAAAAAATCAAACGTGAGTGGAAGTACATAAGCTGATAGTTGAAACTTACAGTGGATGATgcagaaaaaactttgaaataataAAGCATAAAATCTGAGCAAAAACTGAAGTTAcactttatttaaaaataagaaaaataagtacAAAGAGGATGTTGCGTGAGAAATTCACGATTATTTTGTGTTTGAAATGTATAACCTATTCTTAGATAAAAATCGATGGTTCTGCTATGGAAGAATTGAAGGGGAATTGAGCGGTTGTAACTAAAAGTGGAGTTATTTAAAGCAAATTGATTCTGAggaattttcactgaaacatAACCATGGACATcataaacaatttcaaaatttactccTGAAACCATGAAATACCATTCCTGCATATTGTAGCATTGAGATGGTAAAGCGTGTTCTGTGTATAAGTATAAAGaaacaaattattgaaagtttccACTGTGTTCATCATTATTTTAAggcaaaaacatgaaaaaattagtGCTTAAGATCAATGCAGCTCTTGCTCCCAAAAGCCCCATTAATGGACTGACATTGAACCAAAAAAGTATGAAGCATCTTAAGTAAAAAATATgtaagaaagaacaaaaattgcGATTGAAATGGATCTCTGGAAGGACTTACTTTCCTTCCAAaacataagaaaagaaaaatacaaattataatagtaataataataataaaaatttaaatgcaaaACATAACACTGGTGAACAAATATGGCACCCTTGCACttcaatttaagaaaaaacagGAAGTTGGCCGTTAAAGCAAGCATATATGTATCATATTTGACTACAATCAACCATGTTGTCGACACATCCCATTATGTCTGGTGGGAGCACGACTTGTGCTTTCATATaatgaaagaattgaaaattactgaacaaaacCATAAGAACACAAAAATAATACTGATCCATAATCTTAGGATcctgaaaaataaggaaaaaagaataaaaaatttggtTGACCCTTCAACATTATTGTAAAGACTTGATTCTCAAAATAAAGGAACGATTAATAAGTAATAGGAAGAAATATTAAACCACTAAAGTACCAAAAAAGGTAACATTGAAATGCATAAACTATCTTTTGCACCTTAATTGcaccaaaaattaaaagaggaaagaacaaaaacaaacttaaaaattcaataatgtGATGAGGAAACAAAAAGTCATTCGGAGAAGTAAGTTTCATCATCGCAAGTTTCATCATCGCTTCCTATGCGTTGACCTTCGTTATCATACTTATCGCAGAAGTTTTTCCATAGATCATCCAGAACTTCATTTTCCCTCTCCGCATAATCTCTTTCATTTTGGTTCCCAGTGCTCTCGTTATGTCTGTCAAATTCCTCCTGATTTTCATTTGAGACATTTTCATGTCTGTCAAAATTGGCTTGATTCCCAACTTGGTTCTCATTTGCATGCCTGTCGAATTCGCCATGACTTCCATCCTGGTCCTCATTTTCATGCCTGTCGAATTCGCCTTGACTTCCATCCTGGTCCTCATTTTCATGCCCGTCGAATTCGCCTTGACTTCCATCCTGGTCCTCATTTTCATGCCCGTCGAATTCGCCTTGACTTCCATCCTGGTCCTCAATTTCATCATCGCTAGAAAAATAATAAGGACCATGCATCATTTAATTGTGCAAAAGTGCTCTTGGCCACAGATTAAGCTTCGAAGTTCTAATGGATCTTTTGCACGATGAACACAGAGTGATCATAACCACCTAATCTTATGAAACTTTGCCTAATTTTAATGATTATCACTCAAAGCTGAACTCAAAAACGAACTCCTAAACCCTTAATATGCCttttaaaagtcgaattttATATCAAACTTGACTAATCGGAGCAACTTTGTACAGATATCGAGCTGGATGGTGAAGTATGTTGTCAAGGATGTTCAAAAGAAGAGAGACTGAAACCCACATAATTTACGAAATTTTAAATTACGAGTTtcagaagaaaaggaaaattggatttcattttgaaaaaaggaaccaagagcattccaatgttgctaagatggtgcaactttcatttttcacaataaaattgctgaaatcatgcaaaaatttaaatttacaaaggtaattttcgtctggAATTTATGGTTAATCAGGAGAAAAGATGAAACTTATTTAGAGGATCAGTTTATAGTTGCAAAGAGAAAACAGTTGCTCAATCTTAGCAATGTTGAAATgctattggttcctttttgcaaaatgcggtctaataataagtaaaaaaatttttttacataaagcACCTGACACAGAGGTCTTAAAGTATAAAGTCTCACCTCTCTTCGCTCAATCGATGTTTCGCCTTCACCAGCCATACTTTCAGTGGAGTCATTATTGCTTCGTCAGGCAAATCATGAGTGACTCTGACTgcatctggaaatttcaaaaagaaacaagatTATTATAATCCTCTTTTGACTATAGAAATGCAGAGAAAGGAGAGGTGGGAGAAAGGtaggaagagaggaagaaaagtgggatattaaaaaatacaaacttCAATTCCAGATCAGAAGCTAAACGTACTGAAGTAAATGAATAACATTAAATTAGGAAACCAGTTACCACATATCTTACCATAATGACAGCTTTGAGGCAAGTTTTGAATTACTCCATTTAGGACAGGCAAGGGTAGGGGGCTATTTGAGGCTCCGCCTCTCTTTTGACAAATGGACGTGTATTGTTTCAGAACAAGATTGACATCAGGGTGCCTTCTGGTTGTTTCATctaaaaaaatacttactttttccttccctaatggaaaaaattactttctcaTCTGGGCGAGGAAATCAGGAAAGCCTACATTTCGGAACAAAAGTCCTTCTTATCTCTTTGTCAAAAAACATGCTCTACACACTTTAACTCTTTTTTTAAGCCTCAAATATTATTTATATGCAACAAGTCTCTTTTggtcataataataataaaaaaatgtcttcttTTTGACGAAGTATTTGCACTTTTTTCGTACTTTTTGACAAGTATGCCCACTATTTCTGCACTTTTCGTGCTCTGTTCACACCCTGTGATTTGGAGCTTCAATTTGGCACAAGCAAAGACATGAAATTTGTCGCGCAACAATAATGCTGTTGAAGGGGTCGTTGAAAGTTGCTCTTGATCCACTTCTGCTGAAGAATGTTACGAGAAAAAACTGTTGAAgtcagaaaatcataaaatccaCTCAGAAGTGAGGAAAATGCATTTAAAGTTACATCTGAGCATTCCACGGTTTCGTAAACCTCATCAGACTTATAGTACAATTATGCAGGTGTCAAGGTTCTCTCTGCGAGTTTGAGGTTATGATCATCGCAGAACCTTGCGCCTGATATTGTTTCAATTGGGCACCTGACATCACAAGAAACATTAAAGAAACTTACTGGAACcaaggaaaataattaattaccTTGAAAAGCAGTAATAAACATCCCATACTTGTTTAGGGGTAACTTGCCTCCTTTTTGCCCTGTCATGGAGAATTGAGATGCTAGACGATCAGTTATCATCTCTTTGACCATTTTCCTCACGGAATCCCCAACggttttgacatttttcctGCTGAAGTACGATACCTAAGGCAAAaagaatagaagaaaaataacacaaaagtTGATGTATAAAATTTGTCTGGtcttttgtgtgtgtgtgtgtgtttttttttgtctatacaTTTGAGGTTTCCTGTGTCCAAAATTCGTGGATTCCTAAAATATGATTTAAATATAATTTGGGTTCACAAGCAATTTAAGAAACATGAAGAATATTAGGagacaaagttttttttcttccctcaaaaatcacgaaagCTGATCaccaaaatattaaagaaactAACGAGTTTTCTCAagttattttcttgattttgattagttctttcataataattaaactaaactaaaatctaaaaaacttACCAAGTTTTTGCGGAAATTGGGGTCCGAGAGATCATCTTCCAAAAGTTCCAAATCCTCGACTGATTTCAAAGGAAACCGTTGTTTTATTTCATCTGTTTGTGCACATACTTTTGCGATTGCCATATTGGCCATCTGAACTTCcagattctttaaaatttcggcGTTTCCATCGACAGCCAATTTAACAGCAGTTGCTTTTTTGCTACACCTTTGAGAAAATTCATTGCCCAGATCGACTTTTTGTAGAACCAGATCAAGTTTACCTACAGCATGACACacataatattaattgtaaACTTAATTCAGGAAAGTTGAGTACATAGATCTAGTTCAAATATACTGTTTTCTCTTGAACTGTTATCTATTGTCCCTACATTACATGCAACAGAATAGGAACATCACATACCTTCTACACGAAGCAACATTGTTGTAACATCAGTGTGCTGGTTAGGAACAGTATTAGTCCGAGATGTATTTCTGTTGATGTTTCCTGCCGCAGGTTGACGATTTAGATTATTTCTGATATCTGGGAGAATCTGAGAAACATTCTTTATCCCAGGTACATTTCTGTTAATGTTTGCTGCTGCTGGTCGTTGATTCGGAGGATTTCTATTCTGAGGAATACTGTTTATCCGAGATCGATTTCCAACTGTGACGTTTCCTGTTGTGGGCCGTTGGTTAATAAGATTTCGATTCTGAGAAACAATTTTTCCTACCGTGGGCCGTTGGTTCACAGAATTTCCATTTTGAGGAACATTTTTTGGCCGAGATTGATTGCCATCGATTTTTGCCACTGCAGGCCTTTGATTTGAGGGCTTTTGATTCTGAGGAGCAGTGTTCTTCGAAGAATGACTTTCTTTGGTGCTTCTGACCGGCAAAGGCCTTGGATTAAGTCGATTTTGAGGCACACTGTTTTTCAGAGGACcagtttctttgtttttttctgcttGATCAGTAAGATTTAGGGTTGGGTAAATGTTGCTGATGTCCATCAGAGGTGACAAAAATGGTTTTTGGGTTGATGTGGCATATGTTGGGTTTCCAGCTTTGGAATTACTTTGTTTAATACTTGAGCTTAAAGTTGGCGATGGAATTCTAAAAGATTTACAATGGGGGATTTTAAAATCCTGTAAACTTGATGTACATAGGTTTTGCGCGTTACTGCGCACTTCCCttgacttttttcttcctccgccTATTTTCAATTTAGCTTTTTTGACCTGTGGATTATCTTCTTCCGATGAAGAGATAATTCGTTTCCGTTTGGGGCTCCGCCAACCACGGCCGAGTTGCTCGGGGTCTGTGGTAACTCCATCTTCGTCCTCTTGTATTATTTTTAGTAAGCGGACTGCCTCTGAGTATGACTCTGCAATCAGGAAAAGAAATTCTTGTAgcatatattttgaaaaatgctcagGACAAAAAAGACGGAAGCTTTCGAGTGAccacatattttgaaaatgtgaccagcagaaagaaaaaaagcagaAGGTAcggtgatttaattttttccttacctTAAAAAAGTTTGCACGATTGAATATCTTTAATGTTatcaaataaatttggcaaccactGATGTTtcatcaagagtggcggtagccacccccgatcgaggaaaatgacgtcctactgaAGTCCCGATAGCAAAGGGTGGCAGACACTCTTTGTCACAcataactcccttaatctgaaattTGATTCGGTTTCCATTCAACTGCAGCTCAAACAaaggcacggattccaacgatcttggtgtctatagGTACCTACATCTAAATGAGGACCACAAAGTGGAAGCGTTTCATtgagatccattgagttttcaaaaagttataagcgctaacaatatgaaatatgttatcgcacaaagtccaatgTTTTTCGATTCAAGTCCTACATATGCTTTAAAACAGTATGAATAAAACACTCAATTGGGTGGCtgaagtccagtatttttcttaagaatagGCTCctgcaaaaaagagagaaatgcaCCTTTGAGGAAATGAAAGTAATTCTTACCGATACCAGTTCGCTTGGCAACTATCACATATTCTTGCCACGATGGATGAGGTTCCTCCTGCTGGAGCAGCAGATTTTGGAGTTTCTTCCTATCCCCTTTTACAGGGGGGAATTTGCACAATTCCTCAAAGTCATCATTGAGCCCACAAAGCCAAGACTCCCGAACGATATCAACAGTGTTGTCACATGGAAAAATGACGACACAAAATGTTGCCATGTTATGAATCTGTCGAAAAGAAATTTATAGAATTAGTGAAGGTCCATGATTAAAGTACAGATTATTTAATGATGAGCAAAtgcacagaagaaaaatcagactATAACTCAGAGAAAAACTAAGGTTTGGTTATTATGACTTGTATTTCCTGATAttatctccaaaattttcagttttcaacaACAGCATATAATCACCAAAACATGTTCCGAAATAACTAGCTTCCAACTGATTCTATGTTGAAAGAAGGAAACTAAGATAAGTTCAAGTCTTTGAGGAATTATGAGAAAAGTTACTCAATGAAGCAAAGATCTAAGAGTAAATAAGAACACTCAGTTCAGCAAGGAAACTTAATGAAAATTTAACTCAAGTGCCATCATTTGAAATTGAATAATGCAAGGTTCTGGAccaaatttcattaattaaCGAATTCCCAATTCTTTCCTGACCTTTGCATGCAAATGTTGTGAAAACTGACTCGTGATCGATAGTGAAATCTTGTCGTTTTTGTCTATTGAAGCATAAAAACATGTTCATCAAAGACAAAACCAAAAATAAGCGCAAACTAAAAAAGATTATTATTACTCACTTGTATACTTGCAAAGTGTGCTTGCCAAAATATTaatagtttccttcaaaatcatTAGGAATTAGAGGAAAAGTAGGGGACAGGATTGGTCATTGAAAGGGTTAGAGACAGTGAGagtttggaattttcaaatgtaTCTTTAATATACTTTACTAAATTACTGAAACAGCTTTGCAACAAAAAACCAGGGTTGATCTTTCATTCCCCTTTTCCTGAGGCTCTAATgatcaaaaaacaaacaaatcgTGAACTAAATGAGAGGAAGAATTGATAAGTACCGTATaatacgaaaatttaaaaatgcttaACGCGACCTACAGagaaatttcttaaaatctaacttgGCACAAACGCTCATTAAAGTCAGAAGTAGTTGATGAAGCCTTTCTTGGAGTTCAGCATGTGATATCAATTTCCTGGGCCCATAAAGTGTGAATGAATGAGAAATTGATCGTGGAGGGAGAGCTTGTGGTATGAAATTATAATAGAGTGTGTAAAATTGGCTGGGCCACAAATTTTGATCGGAATGGCAACAACATGTTCTTGTACTGAACGTCACAAACAGGTACAACAATCATTTCTGATAAGTTTGATACAATGTAAATCTTCAGATCCGAACTCGGGCAAGGAGTGTTAAAagcattttctttttgtaaaaacttCCGTCCGACAAGAAGAATGTCATTTGATTCAGAAGCAGTGCAAATATTCCGCAAGACAAATATGCTGCCATCCAAAGTCGTGAAACAACTATCCCTAGCAAAGACAGAAAGTTTAAAGGTTGGAAAATGCACTGTTTGATAAGTGGGACGAGCACATCCTTCTAAAAATGGCCCACGACAACGGTACGGCATTGAGCACCGTGGGAAATCGGGTTTCTTTGAAGGCAGTAAAGGTGGACAAGCATCTGCTTCTTCGATGCGTTTCACACACTGTTGCAATGGTTTATCGCCTTTGACAACAGTCTGCTTCAAATATTGTAGGAATGATTCAAAATCAAAGGTACTACAATCTTCCATATTGTCAAATGAATCAAGATTCCTCGGCAAGTGTACCAAGTTGTGGAAATTGTGCGTTAAGAGATTGTCTGCATAAGCTGTTTTGCAATTTTCTACAAATTCAACAAGCATTTCAGTTGCAATTTCTTTGTACTCTCTACACCGAACGGGGTTCAATAATAATCTGAGGCTAACAtataacaaaacaaaattaccAAGGCGCTGTTCACTGAGGATACCATCTAATACATAGGGGCCTAAGTAACAGCCAAACAGACGAAGCTCAGTGGCTTTCCATCTCTTGACGTCCTCCATGGCTCTAGACCTACGAGCGAATTCGGAAGGAATGAATTTCTCATACAGTAACATTTTCCCTGAGGCCTGACAAATTCGTTCAGCAGGAAGTTTGGCATTGTTTTTAGACGCGAATACCCATAACTTAACAAGCGTCTTCACTACACCAACGCAGACTAGATGAAGGTAATCAAGAGGAAAATCATTAATAAAGTCTATACCAGGTATTCTAAGCAAAGGCGAGTCCCCCAGATGAAACTGTGGAACAGTTTTGTTAATAAAATCTTCATGGGTTTTCAAACGTGCATCAACTTGTGGGAAAAAAGTCCTTCGACAAAGATGAGACCATTTACCTTCTTGAACGCATTTAGTACAACCATATTTTCCATTGCTGGCAATAGAAGATAACACAAAAGATTTTGCAGGACAGTCGCAACTAAAACCTTTCAAAGTAAAGTTGTATACATTGCCTTTAAAGTTTACTCCGTTTTTAATGAGATCTGTTACCTCATCAATGAATGGACTCAAGAATTCCTCCGCGTCCTGCGGTTTGTCAGTATCTCCACAATGAATAGCAATTGGGAAAACGTGATGGCGGAGATCCggaattgaaattattttaccgagaatGGGAGTGAAATGTACGCCACTACTCTTGAACAGTGGTAGACCATTAATGCCTGTTACCATGGCTATGTTCGTGACTTTCTCACTAGTTCGTTCCAGGGCATTTTGAACGGCTTTCATTAatccaaaataataaaactcCCCACCTGCTTTCTCTAATTTCTTAACAATTACATGACGAGGTGTTCTCATTATGGTTCTACCATCCAATGGCAAAGTATGAAGTTCATTAGGATCagaagattttaaaattctgagCAAGGCAGATAATGCAACCTTTGTGATTTTATAAGTAACTCCCCAGATCCGCAGGTTTACTAGTAGACTATATTTGGGCATatcagaattttcttcaaacagATCCTCTCCGTCACTGTTTAAATCAGAGAATTCCTCCCCATCAGAGTCTCCGTTAGCAAAACTTGCATCTGAATCGGACGATTCGTAAACTGAATGCAGTCCTGGGGAATCTCCTCGTGCACCATCACTATCATCACCAAAGCTATCTGACTCAATAAGACTTGGACTGGTGGGAGGAGAGGCTGCGACAGACTTCTCGAGATCAACGGAACCACTATTTATAATATCACAAGTACCACAAGTCTCACCTTCCTGGCTGGCAAGTGATGATAAATTCAGCGATGCTACTTCCTCCTCATCGGAAGAAGATTCTTGCTCAAAACTCTctgccttcaaaatttcattaattcttCTATACTTGGTGCTTTTACTTACTTGAGCGTAACCTTTCCGAGAATACTTTCTCCGTTCACTCATCTCGACTAACAAAAGGACTTCGCAAGGATGGGAATAGCACTCTGTTAATGTGAATGGGATGGCTGGGAAGACAAAAGGAGCTTGACGAGGAGACAGATTTTGGGGGAGAATTGACTTGAGGCGATGACGAAATTTTAGGCGACTTGAAAAACTCGGTTGTTAGCACTTGGTACTGAATTTAGTGTTCGTTGCTGACGCCTTCACTGAAAAGGTAGACGTAACAAATTAGACTCGACGGATGGCGGATTAGAATGAAAAGTGACTCTAACGCCGAAAGAGACATTGACGAACAAATCAAATGGAAATGGGCAGGAAGTCGCGGTTGAcgaaaataaaacttgaaattcacgtGCATTACGAAGGTGAAATAGGCCACATAACATTCCGCCCTGATACCGCCGGGGCCGGAGACGCCGGGACGCTATTGAGATAACTTGGCGTACACTGTTGCCATGCATATTAATTACCACACTCATAATGCCTAAAACAAAAGTAAATTGATTTTAGCAGAATTTTAATACTTACAAGGTTTTCCTCTTTCCACTGCCCTCTCCTCTGCCACAGTGCCACAGCCACTTGACGCACTTGACGACACACACAAACACACACACAACAAGCGACTTGACGCCAACGGAATTCTGTAGTGACGTAGTCTATTGGCGCGTCACGATGACCGCAATGCAATGGCGGGAGCAACAATCGGTGATGTTGATACTTGATAATGCTTCAGCGGGAGGGCGGAGGGACGAATAAATGCATAAATGtcgtaaatttttgaaagtacagTATCGCTATCTGTAACTTTTGGAATGTtcccaaaatattcaaaagttctAGGAAACCTCAGAATGTTCTAAGAACATTCTGGGAATATGCCACCGTATCAAAAATCGCAGAACACTGTAAGAATATTCTCAGCACTTCGTGTGCTATCTGGGATGGTATCGCAAAACTCGCGAATGTCTTCAGCgcttttaaaatactttctaTCACATTCCTCCAATTCTTGTTTAGCTTACCGATATACCTACTTgtaattatatatatttttcaccaggattgcaagctgaatccaAATCCGTTGAAATAGTAGAACATTTTAGAAACGGTAAAGAAGTTGGTCGGCAAATTATCCTCTACCAGTAGAAGGAGGGTGTCATTAACACATGTCTGACCGCTTTCACGTTTGGCCCACGTTTTGATCAGTAACTTACCGATATAATTActtattattatatatattacTCATCAGGATTGCGAGCTGAATTTGAATCCGTTGAATAAATGAAGATtagttaaactttaaaaaaattggtccgcAAATTTTCAGCGGCTAGTAGGTAGAGGGTGTCATTAACACGGGTTCCGCCGACGGAGAGAACCCCAAAAGTAAGCACAATGGGAACAATCGCGCGTCGCAGCCGGTCGAGGGCCAGcagaccggcgcggcgcggtgggaAGATCCGGCGGTGCTATTCGAAGAAGCGCCCCCGGACCGTTTGGTGGCCGAACCAAGAAGCAggagttttctgaaatttcttcttCCATAAGCGTCCAGCCCCgttacaaactagaggcttcaaagagactcatcgattgccccgacttcaaccgctggccaatgagcGGGCCAGGAAATGCAACGATGAACCTCTTTGAAGCCTGTAGTTGGTATGTGGGCTAGACGCTATACTGATGCGGTATGGATttgtttttcacaaattttcggatttttaccaCCATTAGTGGCTGCTCACAAAGCTCATTATAAGTTAAAAAAcggtgaaatttcgattttaagaGCAACCGAGCGGAGGGACTGGGCATTGCCAAGCGAAATGAGAGTGacttgggagaaaaaaaaaaaaaattctcttaatGTGCAAGGTATGTGCTCGGTTTGTACACATTTTTGAACATCTAGCGTCCAGTCCCTATCACTcactaaaatatcaaaaatagaCGGTTAAAATGCTCAAACAATCGGAAAAATCACGATCTATTGGCTGTGTGCGCGTCGGGTAAATTTTCttatctttcaaaatatttttggctaccgtggtttttttttacatagaaccatttaggaccgtgcaacattttttttggtcgattgaaaaaaataagtcccaccctagACACGCTTACACTTTTCAGCATTCACATCAAAGTGCATCGCTGGTGAttccgtgctgaggaataacgccgCATAATCATTTgagtgatgccaaatttcctccaaaagttttgaattatagtagggcccacgagggatgatccctgagccgcgggtatttcttgcaaacactggcaGCAGTGAGACACCCCCGTCCGGACCGAGACTGGAGCTCGCGCgacaatgccgagccgagccacaatagaaccctaattacttacgcgtaattAACAATATCACCGTCCTACTAGaatgatccaaaattttttgaaaattgctaaaaaagtttTTAGGTAGAGTTTCCTCACTCTCTGTTAAAGCACGAGTAAAAAAAGGCCTCATTTATAAAAATCTGTCAAATAGCaaagaagttacagttcgagatactatatgagataaataaaaattaaacttcgctataaaaaggagaaaaaaggaaaaaataaaaagtgtaaattacaattaaacaTCATTTAGTTCAGAATTTCACAAGCAATTCAACCATGTAATGGAcgaagagattggggcaaaattacaggaaattgatcttttacgaaagggcttccttttaagaattttgacctgaagataggggtGGAATAGCGGCGGTTCGCATATAATACCTATTCTACCCTGCTaaggaaacgccgtatgagcctttagccgATGCCAAACTTCCGTTGACTAAAaaagaattttcagggaaatcagtgaatactttccctccaatttttcagagaattttattcgctgtcagctctaaatcatctgaaaatgaaaaatgcccaATTCTGCTTGAAAATAAGgcatttaattggaggaaatttggcaactcgcgaatgttcatacggcgtttttacccagTTTCGTCGATGTGCGTGCTCGATCTCGCAGCGTTGACATTTACATGGTCCAtgcgtttattcgcccgatttttcagggatcatccTTC
This window of the Bemisia tabaci chromosome 3, PGI_BMITA_v3 genome carries:
- the LOC109041659 gene encoding uncharacterized protein isoform X4; protein product: MILKETINILASTLCKYTKSYSEAVRLLKIIQEDEDGVTTDPEQLGRGWRSPKRKRIISSSEEDNPQVKKAKLKIGGGRKKSREVRSNAQNLCTSSLQDFKIPHCKSFRIPSPTLSSSIKQSNSKAGNPTYATSTQKPFLSPLMDISNIYPTLNLTDQAEKNKETGPLKNSVPQNRLNPRPLPVRSTKESHSSKNTAPQNQKPSNQRPAVAKIDGNQSRPKNVPQNGNSVNQRPTVGKIVSQNRNLINQRPTTGNVTVGNRSRINSIPQNRNPPNQRPAAANINRNVPGIKNVSQILPDIRNNLNRQPAAGNINRNTSRTNTVPNQHTDVTTMLLRVEGKLDLVLQKVDLGNEFSQRCSKKATAVKLAVDGNAEILKNLEVQMANMAIAKVCAQTDEIKQRFPLKSVEDLELLEDDLSDPNFRKNLVSYFSRKNVKTVGDSVRKMVKEMITDRLASQFSMTGQKGGKLPLNKYGMFITAFQDAVRVTHDLPDEAIMTPLKVWLVKAKHRLSEESDDEIEDQDGSQGEFDGHENEDQDGSQGEFDGHENEDQDGSQGEFDRHENEDQDGSHGEFDRHANENQVGNQANFDRHENVSNENQEEFDRHNESTGNQNERDYAERENEVLDDLWKNFCDKYDNEGQRIGSDDETCDDETYFSE
- the LOC109041659 gene encoding uncharacterized protein isoform X1; the protein is MSERRKYSRKGYAQVSKSTKYRRINEILKAESFEQESSSDEEEVASLNLSSLASQEGETCGTCDIINSGSVDLEKSVAASPPTSPSLIESDSFGDDSDGARGDSPGLHSVYESSDSDASFANGDSDGEEFSDLNSDGEDLFEENSDMPKYSLLVNLRIWGVTYKITKVALSALLRILKSSDPNELHTLPLDGRTIMRTPRHVIVKKLEKAGGEFYYFGLMKAVQNALERTSEKVTNIAMVTGINGLPLFKSSGVHFTPILGKIISIPDLRHHVFPIAIHCGDTDKPQDAEEFLSPFIDEVTDLIKNGVNFKGNVYNFTLKGFSCDCPAKSFVLSSIASNGKYGCTKCVQEGKWSHLCRRTFFPQVDARLKTHEDFINKTVPQFHLGDSPLLRIPGIDFINDFPLDYLHLVCVGVVKTLVKLWVFASKNNAKLPAERICQASGKMLLYEKFIPSEFARRSRAMEDVKRWKATELRLFGCYLGPYVLDGILSEQRLGNFVLLYVSLRLLLNPVRCREYKEIATEMLVEFVENCKTAYADNLLTHNFHNLVHLPRNLDSFDNMEDCSTFDFESFLQYLKQTVVKGDKPLQQCVKRIEEADACPPLLPSKKPDFPRCSMPYRCRGPFLEGCARPTYQTVHFPTFKLSVFARDSCFTTLDGSIFVLRNICTASESNDILLVGRKFLQKENAFNTPCPSSDLKIYIVSNLSEMIVVPVCDVQYKNMLLPFRSKFVAQPILHTLL